Genomic window (Sparus aurata chromosome 19, fSpaAur1.1, whole genome shotgun sequence):
taaacagtgtttacaatttagacatttttaattggatagtaaactgctgagacactttatttccacctttcccttcagtacaaaatcattgcaagaaatctgtcattgtgttattgatgcagacttcatgtcggggggccacaggggggtccggactcagagttacgggggcactggacCCTGTTGGCCCCCCTAGAACCACCACTGCCTGGATCCCtcatgttctgctcgtgttcaTGTCCACAACCTCAGAGACGCAGTTTAATGGATACAGTTCATTTACAAAAGTGGCTTTCAAGGtatgtgagttttttttattttatgctactttaatacatttactttttaatttctaACATTCGGTAGCTGTATTTGTTACTTTCTATCAggaaaaggttaaaaatgtatatattttttccatctAGCTGTGACAGAAGATGTAGGACAGGTGAAGACTTCTTTTTCTTGGTGAGCACCTGatggacaaaaacatcaaatgtcCAGTAGATGGAGATATTTTACCAGTTATAGTGCAGATACTTGAAAGGATTGAAGTTCACCTGGCTAAGAAGTGCTTAATTTGAAAAATTGACATTTAACATGATTCATTTCCATGACATCCATCAGCTGAGGAGATTATTCGATACAGCTGGAGAGCAGCCTCTGAAAGGACCAGCAGAGGGCTCCAGACCTCCTCAGGTCTCCTCTCAGGTTCAGCCTGTAAACAGACGGGAGATTCCCCCGAAGCacctgaactagttcatagccTCATCAACAGGAAACTCAGTTTAACCAACCAGCTGAACTCTGTTCTCATTAGCTCTCATGTTGTATGTCACTAAACATTTCATAAGGTACAATATTTACATTTGGTACGACCCTCTTAGACTTTGTGTTTCTAGCTGTTTGTTGAGCTTCAGATCAGCCCAAGATGTTCAGAAAGGAAGGGGTCGACCTCACAGAGGAACTCGATCATCTCTGAACTGGCAGCTTCACCTTTCATCCTCACGGTGTCGATAACAAAACGAgctttgtctcttttgttttgcatctcGTCCGCTGACTCCCTCTCAGAATCAGTCAGCACCTTTTTCTCAaacagtttgtccagcagacTCTTGAGAACAGGTCCTGATATCCCCTCGATGAAGCTGCTCCGTATGTCAAACAGCTTCTCGTGTGAAGGCAGATTCAGAGCGCTCTGTCTACAGGACTTTGTTAGTCCAGCTGATGAAAGACAAACTCGTCTCTCCCAGACACTGTGTTTGTTGGTGTCTCTCAGAAACAGTTTAATATGTTTCAGGATTTTCTCTAAATCCACCTCAAATGATGTAAAGTAGTTGTCATAGTTGTCACTGTGAAATTTTGCTGTAGTTGGCTGAACTAGAACTGAGTCGTCTTCAGGACAAGTGGACAGTGTGTATTCCTGCCCTGGCAGCAGTTTACAGTGTGGAGATGTTCCTATGTAGAGCTCATCTCCTACTAAGCTCTTCCTGGTGCGTTGCACATTTCGGACCAAAACATTACCTGGCAGCATCAACACATTGAGCTGAGATTCAAGATCGGGATCATCTGCAGGCCTGTAGAACAGCAGAACCAGCGCTCGGACCGGCTCAGGAGGTGAGTCTTCATCCTTGACGTTACCATAACCAGAAAACCCTGAGATGTTGATGATCACATGAGTGTCTGTTATCTTATGAGGGGGGATGAACTCGATGCCCTCATCATTCAGGTGAGCGACTGACAAGAATGGACATCCAGCTGTGGATGGGATCTCACAGTGTGGGAGATGAAGCCGacacacagactgctgcagacATTTGATGTCAAACAGGGGTCCTGCAGgcttcttgtgatgttgggCCAGTAGCCTCCTGTCCCAAGAGACAATCCTGTAAACCACGTCCCCTTCTCCCTCCATGTGGAACACCAGGCCCGTCACACTGCACTGGTACAGGCCTGGGCAGGAGCACAGGAACCGGTAGctttcatcatcctcatcaacAGTGATATCAGGTGTAAACTCCTCAAAGCTGCTTTTTAACAGCATGTCAGGTAAGCTCTGTGATGGTCTGAAGGTCTTGTTCTCTGCACAGCTTATTTGACTCAGTGAGGGAACGCTGTGAGAACGAGGCAAACAGCTGGAGCCTCTTTGACTCCAACCAGGATCTGAGGACAGCTGGAGGTGAGGACGGGTCGGCTGGGTGTTTGTGACTGAGGAGATCACAGCTGGAACAGGAGCCTCCATTTTAACCAGGGAGTCACTGTCACCTGCTGATGGGCTTTCAGACTGCACAGACAACTGCTCAAACAAGACATTCAAATCAGCTGAGAGAGCGTGCTCTGATCGAGGGACTAACAAAACAGGATCATCTCTGTCGATGTCACTCTGGGATGCTGATAAAACCACAGTCTCAGGTTCGTCCACTGTTGCCAGGGTGCCAAAGTAACCTGTAAATCTGGACATGTTGTCAGACCTCTGAGACAACAGACTGCCAGGACGATACATGGACGGTTGATGGATAGATCCAGGGGAAGAAGCAGATCTACTTATATGTGGGGATATGAGACCCTTCCATCCCCCCTCTTTTAAACAGTCCGGTTCATATGAGGGACTCATGTGTATAGTGTCACCATAATCAGAAGAAGAGGCAGAACTACCTGTGACGAGGAATATTTGCCTCTCTTCTTCTAAATAGTTGTCTTGACAGGGGGGAATCCTGTCTCTAGTGTCAAAATGAAAAGGGGCTGACCAATAAGTACTAGACCTAGTGAATTGGGGTGTGAAAGGCGCATTAGAATTCCCCCCATTAAAGGTGGACCTACTGTTGCAAACATATTCAAGGGAAGAAGCAGAACGAACGAACCTTCAAGACAAAtgactacaaacacaaacacatctctgACTGTAGATTTTAGctgttaattaaaatgttaaaacatcaGTTTTGTGTCTGACTCACCGGCGAGCTGCACTCGATCAGATCAGTCTGAAGAAAACATCGTGCCAGAGACGGTTGGTGGTCGGTTTTCAAACCTCTGTGTCAGtaccttcttcctcttctgatttCAGAGCTTTCACAACAACAAGCTCAACAGGCTGAACTTTAAACACCTCTCAAACTTTTCTGTAATGATTCTTTTCAGTTTGACACATTGGCTCAATCCTGGAAAACAGAACTGCATAACTAGAAGCAGAACTACTTGTACTAATAAGGATGTGGTGTTGTCTTTTTATCTTGTGAACGAAATATTCAGATCTTGTGATCTGTCCGCTTTTTTTAATCCTCGGGACACCTTTTTACACTTTTCTGTCCTTAGAGAGgctattttcccttttttgtaactcattcagtgtttgtattttttgttttaacaatcTTACAATCATCATATGTATAAAACTTAATTACTGTGAATGCTAAAGGCATTCACAGTAATTAAGTTTTTAAGCTTTTTTGGCTGTCTTTCTTCAtcctttttaacctttttaaacttgttcggcactcttactctacagctattcaccttttcatccttttttcaccttttgaaattctttcaccctttaactttttttacatctactaagaaggctcgacacaacatgaaactttgagaacattgtttgtgtacaaacacagagtttactaaaaagaaggtttttgaacacctcacgttagcagtagcttgttctgctggACTAGACTGGACACTGCAGTCTTTGTAGGTCCTTTGATGGTGTCCGTCTTCAAGCAGGTAGGAACAGTCTCATGTGGGAATGAGACGTTTAAAATATCGACTAGCTGATTCATTATTACCTTAGACAACATTTCTCTCATTTGAAAAGCACTATACAAGATAAATGTGTTACAATTATTATATCTGCTGAGGCGGTGTCGACTTCACAGCTGAGGGTCCGTCCACATGGAAACACTTTTGTGTGTAActcacatgttttgcatcgttttgtcTGATcttccacatggatcctgtaaacgcacttttttgaaacctggtctcaggtGGAAAAATGTTAAAACGCTGCCGTTGTGCTCTCGTTTGGacagcgaatctgcatactttgcgTATCGATGTAACCATCGCCCCAAccctcgacctctgaaccccacaatttctcataacaacaacaacaacaacaacaatggtggactacatgcttgtgttcgtgctgcagaagatattgagcctattcGGGTCACAAGGGCAAAATATTTTGATCCTGATCTGTAGCCTGTCATGATCTGGTttgaatttctttattttgataaataaaacaagcacaaaataaaagcagttttAAAGTAACAATGGCATAAAgtgaaatataaacacaatataaataagTGGTGGacaaaaaatataatatcaAAGAAATCGGTGAGAACGCAATCTGTAATGGAGGCAGGTTCAATTGTTACTGGAGAGATGCATTAATGAATCATCaggtaatgattagttcataAATATCTGTGAATCTACATTCTGAAAACTTTCATCGGGAGTTCATCTTGATTCATCATAAATACGACTCAAATACAGGTCATTTTCTTTAGCAATAGTGATGTTGACGCCTTGAAAATAATTGTGTGGACCTTCCTGGGCTCTCTGGACGGGCTCCATCCCCAGAACAAACACGTCTCTCTCTATCAAAACACGCTTCCCAGAATTGACAGAGTTGACACGAGGGTGTAAGCTGGTCTGAGATCTGCGCAGCTAAGTCACGAGAATGTTCGTGAAAGCGAAAGTAAGAACTGGGGTCAGTGTGaaggccctcctcctcctcctcctactcctcctccaccagacCTGTCAGTCACCGACACACATGATTAACACTGATGGAGGAATCTGTGCGTAAAAGTCCGCCTGTGTCCACGGAACAGGTCCGACCCACCTGACcgctgaagaaaacacacagaactcAGAGGGACTCCTGAAGACAGTGAGAGATAACACCGCGTGGCATCTGTTACAGGTAAGTGTGAAACACGGAGACCCGGAACGAACTGCTGTCTGTACTAGAGCAGCTGATGTAACAGTGAAGGGAAGTTCTGTCCAGCACGAagaactgaagggaaaatagCCTTCAGTTGGTTCATCAAAAAATGTCCTCCCTCCAGTTTACAGCTCGATAACATTTACTAGTAAAGATGAAGGCAGCCAAACATCCCATCATGTTATGGAACAGTTACAAACGAGTTAAAATCAAAAAGCATTTCACCTCTCTGGGTGTTGGCCTCAGTGAAGTGGATCTTTTTCCTGGTTTCCATCTTGGAGGACTGTTAATCTGTTCAAAGCATAATTCGGCCTCAACCAAGAAATGTTAACCAGGAAAAGACATTAAATGGATTtgtcagaatgtttttcctgcagTAATTTTCTACTCTGATCTTAAAGGAGACACTCATTACATCGCCTTAAATCTCTTAATGCCATAATctcttaattacaaaatgtttgTCGCCACCAGTGGCAGATTTAGCAGTTTGGGGGCCCAAGGCGAAGTTAGCCAGGGGGCCTCCCACATCCGTTCttttaacacaaaaacagtAGGAATGGCCACCTCAAAGGCACCTGTCAGTACTTGCTCGAAATAAAGATCGAGTGGAATGCAAAAAATAAGTTTCAGATATAACACCAGTGTGTGTCAAAAtgccaaatatttatttttctaaaaatctcaacagacgtgtgtgtgtgtgtgtatgtttgtgtgtgtgtgtgtgtgtgtgtgtatgtttgtgtgtgtgtgtgtgtatgtgtgtgtgtgtatgagtgagtGAGATTGGAATTATAAAATTAACAATTACAATACAGCAATCGCAATTGCAAAACAATGTATGCAAACAGTCATACAACGTAGTATACAAAGTGTGTATGAGAGGAAGGGTTGAGATGGGGATAAAGGGAGGGTTCGCAAAgattaatcatgtttttgtgtgtctgtgtgagagtgtgtgtgtgtgagagagagagagcttagTTGGACGAATGAATAGTGAGTGTATTAGGACTAACAGAGTGATTGTATGGGGTGAGGTTATGATAATGGAAAGGTAATTATTAATGGACGTTGTGAAAAGGAATTCATGCCAGAGAgcgtgagagggagagagtggaaGTTTGACACATATCCACAATACATATTCTACTCATTCTCTTGTTTGAGTCCATCCATGTGCATTGTTGTCCATGTTTTTCATTGCACACATGTCTAAGAAAGAAAGTCCTGCTTGTTGCTGTAACTTCTCACCAGTTTTCATACATCAGTGATGTGTAGATAGCTggaactgcacctttaaataaacaacaaacaaattaaatacacaATAACATATTAAGAGTTTAACAAACGCACCTTTTTACTTAACATTTTTTCATATGCAATATGATATATAGTATGTACAAAAGTTCATACTGTATATCATCTTGTTTATGAATATAAGAATACTTTTTTCCCACTAAAAGAGTCCTGCTCTTTTTTGTCACTATATTCATCTTCTTATGACCAGGTGGCACAGTTGAGATCATATAGTCATCAAACAAATCTAACCCTTCGTGCTTTGGCCTCAGCAAACTTGTCTATCACTGACTCATATCAAGTGTTTTTTGGACTTCATGTTCTATAGCAATGGTCGAGGGTGGACAGTCTGTCCTGAGACATTGTGGAATGCATATATGTTTTCAGCCACCCGACACTCCCATCGTGTTGTGGACAAGGCCTTGACTGAGAAATCTTTTACGTGTTTTTGAAGAATTGTCCTGCGATAAACAGAGCCACTAAACAAATGTTAAAGTCTTTGCAATGTCCCAAAGTACCCTAGGGAAATTGTAAACGACTTGGCAGCATTCCCAACCACCGGGTTTAAGGGTTGACTGCCGCATGGAACACACAGTGCTTTATGAGTTCAAGGACTCTCGCCTGGATTACCTGCCTTTTCCCTTGCTTATTGCTACCCTTATCATAGGATTGGCCACGGCAGTCAGAGAGATCCAAGCCGAGTGTTTCCAGGTGTCCTAGAAGCAGTGTTGTGTCGCTTAAAGTGAGCCTGAATATTTTTCCAATTATTAGAGCCATTGGAGCTCAGCCATATATCTccatccccccaaaaaactacaACCAAAGCATATAACAAAATCCTTTGATTTACTGTATGTCACGAGGGGTTTAAAGGGAAAACTaaaaggtggacccaaatgcagctcaggcaggaggcaggatcagggggaaaaaaaggcgagctttaggggccgtccacacgggcgaaaacgatcttttttttctccgtcttgctggtcatcgttttaagaatatttgcgtccacatggatccactgaaaacgaccgaaaacgctgtagttcatattccagcctctaggtggcgcttgacattcaccaaaaatggagaagaagacacggagcatgcgcattaagcttgcgcgctgtaaacaaacagacagtagacggagaaaccgaacacaacaagaagaagatgaaaatggcgagtgcaaggaaaccagaatcgtttgtgtggaccgataatgaggtcgaactgttgctgcgactcacactcaactacaaggagagtaagttgcaagaaaggctaaATCTCTTCTtcggcacgaacacgagcatgtaggccgccattgttgttgttgttatgggacgtcgcggggtggggcgattgAGTCAtcattttggaaagtatgcagatttgccgtccacatgaaaacgggagggctgcgttttcggatttctccaccccaAGACCCGtgttcaaaaaagtgcgttttcaggatccataTGGACGGTCGGctaaaacgatgcaatacatgtgcgttttcgaaaaaaaaaccctttgtcgtctggacgggggcCTAAATGATCAAAAGCTGAATTCAAAACAATCAAAAGGAGCTAGTTCCATAAACTAGTAGTAACAGTTGGAAGGCAAAGTAACAAATCAAACAGTAGAACAAActtcaaataaaaagacaaagtacaaatccaaaatataaaacagactAAAAAACTGGGGAATGGAGATGAAACACAAGGAAATCTGAGAAAGAAACTTGGAGGAGACAACAAGCACAATAACATTGGACAGAAACAAACGGAAACAATGTACTGACCAAGAGAAGAGGGACAGCAGAAACTAAATTTCCAGGAGCCGGCGGCCTGGAAGCCCACGGAAGATCACAGGGAAGTGGTGGCCTGGAGGCTCCGAGGGGGCTGGCAGAGAGATGCCGGCATCTGTCAGCGGCAGCACTTCACTTCCTGGCGGCTGTCTTTCATCTTTTCGCGGTCATGATGTCACATGGAATAGTCCATTACAGTACGAAAGGGGAAGGGAAGGCAGATAATACAATTTGGGCATTCTGatggtttttttgttgttactgTCTGTTCAGAAGTACACAATTATAATTCACAAAGGCAATGGTGGGGGGCTGACTGCTGACTAGCATCTGTATTTAAATATTATGGTGTTTGTGTagataaagaaaacaataatgTCTTAAATCAAATGTCTTTCCATGTCAAACATTCTTCTTTGTCATCTTTATAGAGACATTGGAGATAAGATGGCTTCAGTTTGTGACGGTAAGACTCAGacaggtgttgttgttgtgtgtttattacaATGTGCAAATTTAATACATTCTTTGTACATCAAGCTTATAAAACTCTGCCAGACAGcttataaaacacaaacactgttatGAATTGTTTTTGCAGGTTCTGATTTGAGAATTGTGATTATTGGAAGGACTGGTAGGGGCAAGAGTGCTACTGGAAACACCATTCTGGGAGTGGAACATTTCACATCCAGACGGGGCCCTTCATCAGTGACAAAGTGCTGTGAAAAAGCTGTGACACACTGGGGTAACAGACGAATTAGTGTGGTTGACACACCAGCAGTGTGCATAATATGCtaaaggttcttaaaggttactctagcctacCAAATTAAAACAGTCTCTTAGGGTTTACCAGAAGCCCTTAAAATCCAACTGAGCACCAGACCAAGTGCACTGATCATTTACAGGAGAGCTGCCATTAACGGGTGTGGCTTGTGGccgtatctgactcaagggcttcatgtcaggtgccaaaccagaggaagctgGTAGACATTCGaattcaggcagttagaagcttGGCAAGTCTCCTCACTACCAGCTTAAGCAACCCCTATTTGAATTCTCAGTTTTTATGTAACCTTTTGTAGGTTTAGGGATCCTTTATAACAAAGAGCTGGTCCAGTGCCTCCTGGACAGGGTCTAACAGACCCCAAACACTTTTTCACAGAACTCTTACCTTCCTCCCAGAACTCTGAGACCCAAGCCAGAACTATGACCTCAAACACAGATCTCTGACCCCTCCTCCCTGAACTCTGCGCTTAAACCCAGATCTCCCATTTCAATCCCAGATATCCAACCTGTTTTCCTAGAGGTCTGAACTTCCTCCCAGAACCCTGACCCTTTTTCCAGAACTCCAGCTTCTTTCCCAGAATTCTGACCCCAATCCCAGGACCAACTTCAAAGTCAGAACtctggggaaaaaacaaaaaacaaaacagaattgtAGATATGGAcagttttaaatgttgaatctatttaatattttttaactaatgaatctttatgacatttttaacCTGATATCTTGAACACagtctgtttcactgtttttatgatGTTTATCACCTGATTCTTTGATCACTGAGTCTTGGTATGTTTGATTTCAGAACTTCTGtctctttattttcttacaTTCTGTGTTTGTTGCTGTCATGTTGCTTTCTGTAAAGTCCCCAACAAGAACCAGGTGTCATTAAATCTGAACTCCAGCTAAAAACCAATGGGACTCCTCAGGTACAGCAGGTAGAGCGTCTTTATTCAGGTAGCCCTTTTATTTAGATGTCACTTATTGTCAGTAGTGTCAGTAACACTGTGACTCTGCAGCTGAGTCACATTGATTCCAGGTGAGATCATGACCTCATGTGGGTGAAGAGAAACAACACTTTTCAGCCTGGTGTGAGTCTTTAAATTCATCTTAAAGGAACTTAAAATCCCTCCTCTTATTCTGTTGTACAATAAATGATCTCATCTTACTGTGTCTCAAAATAACAGCTGTCTTTATATGATGTTATACCTTCATCAGCTAGCAGGGGGAGTCACCTGCTGGTTAATAATGTGAGAGCTGTTTGGACCGAGTCAGAACTTTACTGTCATGAAACAAGATGAGAGGCTTCTGTTTAAAAGACTGCTTTCTGATTCTGTGTCATGTATTATTAATAATCATGTCCTGCCCACGATATGATTATAATATCTTATTGCATCAGAGTCACATTAATGATTGGAAGTCATGTTACTGTTATCCCTTCATTCCCAAGGACTTAGGGTCAGTTGAGAATTGTTCACATCTTCCAATTGGAGAAGGAGTTAACCTTCAatcaagggaggagtgtgaaTCGGAGTAACCTGAATCACATTGGCTGAACGACAGTGGTGGGGAGAGACATCCTGACCTAAGTCTTAACAACTCCTCCTTGTGTGAACAAAGATCTAACTCTGCTGAGTGCAGGTCTTATAAATAGCACATGGCTTTCTTATTAGCCATCTGAACTTCATTGAGGAGACTAGAATTATGCACTCTAAGGAGTTCTAACTCCTGTTCTggggttgttttgctctgaacaGCAAGGCTGGTTTGCCTGTGGAAGATCAGAAGCAAACATCTTAACAACTGGCCTGTGGATGCTGTCTGTGCATCACAACTGTCATTAAGTAGGGACTCTATCTCTTCATTGCACTCAGTGAGATTTAACCTGCTAATGACTTCAGGGCAGCCAGGTTTTACACTCTGTGCCAGGGAAGAAATAAATCGCTCTACAGAGGGGCTCTCAATTGTTAAGCAAGTTGTCTAAACAACGATCAGTTTTGTTGGCTATTGTGTTGCTTTGGCAAACACTCTGTAGTGTAGCTTGGGGGAAGTACACTAGCCTAACCAAATTGTGTGCTGGCCTACACCATAGGGGGCAGCTTAGTACAAAGTAGTACACAAATTACAAAAGTCTGTCCCACAGGGCCGGTGGCACGCTGTGATTAACACAAGGAACGCTTAAATTGTCATCAACAGCTTGACTACAATGCACTGAATAGACGCtattcaaatgctgaactgaaattctCTGAATTTCTACAGAGCACTTTCAACTTGAATCGATAATGGCATTAGCGAATGGCTCAAAGTGCCAGTTAATAACCTCAAAGATTTGGTTAATCGAATAGGTTATAATTTGATTGATAAATCAGTTCTCATCACACCGCAATTGTTTGTAAGTACAAATCTACGTCTACTCCTGTAGTAGACTAGTGGGGTTAAATGTGAAGACTTTAGGCTAAATGGTTGAAGATGTGAATCTTACATTTTAGCACTGTTCAAATTATGCTGAAatgaatattgcacatttatgaACGATTGCCAACAGTACACTTCCTCGCACGGGGCACCATTTATGTTGGGCCTCGCATTACACAAGGCAAGGTTAAAGGTCCCATACtatggtcatttctgcttcttgatatggctccttgaagtctaaatggaatgttagtaacattctttggtcgaaaaaagctgaaggattgagcacagcagggttcttgaaacaccagtttcacagccctgctccaggtggcctatttcagtgcctttccctttaaatgctaatgagctactgcgcgccgcccacggtgccgcccacctcttcctgcctgcggaagacgaggacggcatcatgtgaccatggcaacggtggagtttctggaagtaatggccgccGGACAACAAGACTGCGGTCCAACCCAAAACAACAAGaagctccagaagaaagtaagcagccaagtaagaacattgatgtttctcagtggttagtagttaagtttgttaccgcgacattacttttatgttactgcagactaacgaaagttttacgagcttactggccgtctgccccgcgttgtttCAAATAACAGCCCTCTTCTCCTGCCCTTAGTGTTTATATCATAtagcttagccaaacctcggctggtgtttactgctgttcagttgcagtaaCGTAGATGCAATTTATCAACAGCCATTACAAGACAAAAGCGTAACCTCATATtgttatttacctttatgtagccaggtaagttgattgagaacctcTTATTTGTAGTGACGACCTGAAATAAGcaactgccagcaattttcaactgtaattttcaataagccacagttccccccatcacctctctaccagcagtaatatttttttttttacaagttagaacggtttataaactttagatatattaccaaagaaacaacgtggcgtgattagcgattatagtttccaatgaataataaaaattctgcataaaagcaggtgttcctgtggcaattgtgtaaAAATGCCtatgaacctgagaatatctgctgtatggaaataccacaatgaagTGTCAACACTAGGTAAAcaaggttgtcattttgcagtctcttttctctaatctattgtcactcacttacctttcataatttccaggttacacgaagactacagcggCCTGTAaactgtctgcctgaatgtatctgcactgcagaatgcactaaacatttatcagacagactTTGGACCTTTACATCCGAGGGGAAAAGTGCAGTCAGCTTTTAGTCccataaatactattcatttatcgcaaaagtgttatgataaaaagtacataactgattcctctgtCTTACATTGattatagtttatcttttacctattaccatgaaaatgacatatcaaacaataaaaacacagaacagtcaggaaagatgttttattgtaagaaacatttgtaaacatgtgttgacatgaatgaaataataataacaagaagaaaatgaatatctgaaagtgaaagtttgactttatatattaactccAATAtcaatatgataataataacaaagaaagtatctagttgccatgggtgtaaacattcagtgctgattttatattgaattgtgttcagccaatatagc
Coding sequences:
- the LOC115569823 gene encoding NACHT, LRR and PYD domains-containing protein 1b allele 2-like encodes the protein MLLKSSFEEFTPDITVDEDDESYRFLCSCPGLYQCSVTGLVFHMEGEGDVVYRIVSWDRRLLAQHHKKPAGPLFDIKCLQQSVCRLHLPHCEIPSTAGCPFLSVAHLNDEGIEFIPPHKITDTHVIINISGFSGYGNVKDEDSPPEPVRALVLLFYRPADDPDLESQLNVLMLPGNVLVRNVQRTRKSLVGDELYIGTSPHCKLLPGQEYTLSTCPEDDSVLVQPTTAKFHSDNYDNYFTSFEVDLEKILKHIKLFLRDTNKHSVWERRVCLSSAGLTKSCRQSALNLPSHEKLFDIRSSFIEGISGPVLKSLLDKLFEKKVLTDSERESADEMQNKRDKARFVIDTVRMKGEAASSEMIEFLCEVDPFLSEHLGLI